The genome window TATTTCACCTTCCTCGATATCTGAACATACTTGTCTTCCATAGATGAATGTGAAGGATCCGCAATCCCGAACTTATTGATGAACTCTTCGACCCGTAGGACTCTCGACGTCACCGAGGTAATTCGAGGACGAAAAACATCCCATCAGAATCTCGAATTCCTTTTGAACCTCTAAATTAAGTTGAATCCCAGCAGTGTTTTCGATCTTTTCTAATGCGATCCAAGCAACTTTCCTATCCCTTTCCCGTCGCTTTTTCAACTCAACATTCACCTTCACTTCATCACCGGCAGCTTCCAGGGAATTTCCTTTTTTGTCAACCTGCCTTGTTTTGGATGTTCTCTTTTCTTGTTTCGTTTCCATTAATGGATCAACATTCAGTGCCTCCATCTTCTTCTGTTGTGCATTGAAGATGGTGTCTGCAAATCGGCTTTTCAACATCGAAGCACGGCGAAGGCGAGCTTTGTTTGAAGAAGCTGAAACTCTTTCACCATTAGCCGCATCTGTTTGCAGGGATTGAAAGGGTTTAAAATCGGATAAAACAttcttattctaccattaatacTAAAATACAGTTGTCGATTTCTTCACCGACACAACTGTAAAATAGAACGTtcataataacaatatattgcaaagaaaagagaaataaaaataaag of Gossypium raimondii isolate GPD5lz chromosome 3, ASM2569854v1, whole genome shotgun sequence contains these proteins:
- the LOC128039613 gene encoding transcription factor GTE8-like, giving the protein MRKMKKIDVVLGIQSFESGSVSYRKESSVGSKHRPEVAVLNGGLPEKRPKTVVNSTLNPQCSVILKGLMKHPSVDAANGERVSASSNKARLRRASMLKSRFADTIFNAQQKKMEALNVDPLMETKQEKRTSKTRQVDKKGNSLEAAGDEVKVNVELKKRRERDRKVAWIALEKIENTAGIQLNLEVQKEFEILMGCFSSSNYLGDVESPTGRRVHQ